A genomic segment from Amyelois transitella isolate CPQ chromosome 15, ilAmyTran1.1, whole genome shotgun sequence encodes:
- the LOC106135731 gene encoding 1-phosphatidylinositol 4,5-bisphosphate phosphodiesterase isoform X6 translates to MWSVRTRQQLSWMRLGFTTDPRGKIPVKVVAKTFASGKTEKLVYQCLSELGLPSGKNDVMEKDAFTFDKFYALYHKICPRNDIEELFRSITQGKSERINLEQFVNFLNDKQRDPRMNEILYPLYDEKRAAEIMTTYEQNEEAKNDKCLTKDGLIRYLMSDENAPVFLDRLDFYMDMDQPLAHYYINSSHNTYLSGRQFGGKSSVEMYRQVLLAGCRCVELDCWDGKGEDEEPIITHGMAMCTDILFKDVIYALRDTAFVTSDYPVILSFENHCCKAQQYKLAKYCDEILGDLLLKEPLSEYPLEPGQPLPPPSALKRKILIKNKRLKPEVEKQELELFRQGQFVIEDEEKEDASAVAIPDKKPEEIVAEAASAGDDAPPPVAYTGSTTNVHPWLSSMVNYAQPIKFQGFEEAEKRNIYHNMSSFAETTGMNYLKTQAIDFVNYNKRQMSRIYPKGTRADSSNYMPQVFWNAGCQMVSLNFQTSDLPMQLNQGKFEYNGNCGYLLKPDFMRRADRSFDPFADAPVDGVIAAQCSVQVIAGQFLSDKKVGTYVEVDMYGLPSDTIRKEFRTRMVPANGLNPVYNEEPFLFRKVVLPDLAVLRFGVYDENGKLLGQRILPLDGLQAGYRHISLRTEANFPMSLPMLFCNIELKIYVPDGFEDFMAALSDPRAFMGAAKERSDNMKQMGIEESGPEKKVTIEEKKEEPLVFEPISHEVLRREKAFIKIERKQQKELDAMNKRHAKERVLLEKQRIAAIEKIAKVKNSTPDAIPKLMAEHAAAWEDMLLRHQNEEIDAFKNRVEEQRETLKKMMEAAQLGQMKQLEAKHERELKEITARQSKISIETTKEVANDKTLKTKQEKDRRLREKKQNNTKKFMDERKTQTIKQNREKDKLKATHDKQMEELMMSFEKKKETEVKDEGKDSDDKKKVENSVPASIESSENGRLKPTDDKEIEKKSSATIPGTKCKNHVGMEPEPSLLPVEADSVKIP, encoded by the exons ATGTGGTCTGTGCGGACGCGGCAACAGCTAAG TTGGATGCGCCTCGGCTTCACGACTGACCCTCGGGGGAAGATCCCAGTGAAGGTGGTGGCGAAGACCTTCGCTTCAGGGAAGACTGAGAAGCTGGTGTATCAGTGCCTTTCAGAGCTCGGGCTGCCTTCCGGGAAGAACGATGTGATGGAGAAAGACGCATTTACGTTTGATAAGTTTTACGCCTTATACCACAAAATTTGCCCTAGAAATGATATTGAAGAGCTGTTCAGATCTAT TACCCAAGGTAAATCTGAGCGCATCAATTTGGAACAGTTTGTCAACTTTCTGAACGACAAGCAAAGAGATCCTCGGATGAATGAGATCCTATATCCCCTGTACGATGAGAAGAGGGCGGCGGAGATCATGACCACTTACGAGCAAAACGAGGAAGCGAAGAATGATA AATGCCTCACCAAAGACGGGTTGATCCGCTACCTGATGTCGGACGAGAACGCCCCAGTGTTCCTGGACCGACTCGACTTCTACATGGACATGGACCAGCCCCTGGCCCACTACTACATCAACTCCTCGCATAACACGTACCTGTCTGGGAGGCAGTTCGGCGGGAAGAGCTCTGTGGAGATGTACCGACAAGTGCTTTTGGCTGGCTgcag ATGCGTAGAACTCGACTGCTGGGACGGCAAAGGCGAAGACGAAGAGCCGATTATCACCCACGGGATGGCCATGTGCACCGACATCTTGTTCAAGGACGTCATCTACGCGTTGAGGGACACTGCCTTCGTGACGTCAGATTACCCAGTCATCCTCTCCTTTGAGAACCACTGCTGTAAGGCCCAGCAGTATAAACTGGCGAAGTACTGTGATGAAATTCTAGGCGATTTGCTGCTGAAGGAACCATTGTCTGAATATCCG TTGGAGCCAGGACAGCCTTTACCGCCTCCATCGGCGTTAAAACGTAAGATCCTCATCAAAAACAAACGACTGAAGCCTGAAGTGGAGAAGCAGGAATTGGAGCTGTTTAGACAAGGCCAGTTCGTTATAGAAGATGAGGAGAAAGAGGACGCTTCGGCAGTCGCCATTCCGGATAAGAAG CCTGAAGAGATAGTAGCCGAAGCGGCATCAGCGGGAGACGACGCGCCTCCTCCCGTAGCTTACACTGGATCCACCACGAACGTGCACCCCTGGCTATCTTCCATGGTCAACTACGCCCAGCCCATCAAGTTCCAGGGCTTTGAGGAGGCGGAGA AACGTAACATCTACCACAACATGTCGTCGTTCGCGGAGACCACCGGCATGAACTACCTCAAGACACAGGCCATAGATTTCGTGAACTACAATAAGCGGCAGATGTCCAGGATCTATCCTAAGGGCACTCGAGCTGATTCTTCCAACTACATGCCACAG gtaTTCTGGAACGCAGGCTGCCAGATGGTGTCGCTAAACTTCCAGACGTCAGACTTACCCATGCAGCTGAACCAGGGCAAGTTCGAGTATAACGGCAACTGCGGGTACTTGCTGAAGCCAGATTTCATGCGACGCGCGGACAGGAGTTTCGACCCATTCGCCGACGCTCCTGTGGACGGAGTCATTGCTGCGCAGTGCTCTGTGCAA GTAATAGCTGGTCAGTTCTTGTCAGACAAAAAAGTGGGGACATACGTTGAAGTGGATATGTATGGTCTGCCTTCCGACACCATCCGCAAGGAGTTTAGGACCCGCATGGTTCCCGCCAACGGACTCAACCCGGTCTATAATGAAGAGCCATTCTTGTTCCGTAAG GTAGTGTTGCCAGACTTGGCGGTGCTTAGATTCGGGGTGTACGACGAGAACGGCAAACTGCTCGGACAACGTATACTTCCCCTGGACGGCCTCCAAGCGGGCTACAGACACATCTCGTTAAGAACAGAGGCTAATTTCCCGATGTCACTACCTATGCTGTTTTGCAACATCGAACTCAAGATTTACGTCCCTGATGGCTTTGAAG ACTTCATGGCCGCGCTGTCGGATCCGCGGGCGTTCATGGGCGCTGCGAAGGAGAGAAGTGATAATATGAAACAAATGGGCATCGAAGAAAGTGGGCCGGAGAAGAAGGTGACAATCGAGGAGAAGAAAGAag AACCTCTAGTTTTTGAGCCGATCTCGCACGAGGTACTGCGGCGAGAGAAAGCCTTTATAAAGATCGAACGAAAGCAGCAAAAAGAATTGGACGCCATGAATAAACGCCACGCGAAGGAACGGGTCTTGCTGGAGAAACAACGCATCGCCGCCATAGAGAAGATAGCTAAAGTTAAGAA TAGCACTCCAGACGCCATTCCGAAATTGATGGCCGAGCATGCGGCAGCCTGGGAAGACATGCTGCTCAGACACCAGAATGAAGAAATAGATGCTTTTAAAAACCGGGTGGAGGAGCAACGGGAGACATTGAAGAAGATGATGGAAGCGGCACAACTGGGACAAATGAAGCAGTTGGAAGCAAAACATGAGAG GGAATTGAAAGAGATAACTGCCCGTCAATCCAAAATCAGCATAGAAACTACCAAGGAGGTCGCCAACGACAAGACGCttaaaaccaaacaggagaagGATAGAAGGCTAAGGGAgaagaaacaaaacaataccAAGAAATTTATGGACGAACGCAAG ACGCAAACCATCAAGCAGAACCGCGAGAAGGACAAACTAAAGGCTACTCATGATAAACAAATGGAGGAACTAATGATGTCATTT gagaaaaaaaaggaaactgAGGTTAAGGATGAAGGAAAAGATAGTGATGATAAAAAGAAAGTGGAAAATTCTGTGCCGGCCTCAATTGAGTCGAGTGAAAAT GGCAGACTAAAACCAACTGACGATAAAGAAATTGAGAAAAAATCCAGCGCGACCATCCCTGGAACgaaatgtaaaaat
- the LOC106135731 gene encoding 1-phosphatidylinositol 4,5-bisphosphate phosphodiesterase isoform X4 has translation MTKRFEFNWQIPVPEPLLQGAVMDRWTDEKDNTELEQNCLFKVDEYGFFIYWKSDGRDGDVIELCQVSDVRSGGVPKDSKLNFNLLSKHGDSLEEKSLTICSGTDYININYQHVVCADAATAKVWKEALREITHNNKINNTCPRTNLMKHWMRLGFTTDPRGKIPVKVVAKTFASGKTEKLVYQCLSELGLPSGKNDVMEKDAFTFDKFYALYHKICPRNDIEELFRSITQGKSERINLEQFVNFLNDKQRDPRMNEILYPLYDEKRAAEIMTTYEQNEEAKNDKCLTKDGLIRYLMSDENAPVFLDRLDFYMDMDQPLAHYYINSSHNTYLSGRQFGGKSSVEMYRQVLLAGCRCVELDCWDGKGEDEEPIITHGMAMCTDILFKDVIYALRDTAFVTSDYPVILSFENHCCKAQQYKLAKYCDEILGDLLLKEPLSEYPLEPGQPLPPPSALKRKILIKNKRLKPEVEKQELELFRQGQFVIEDEEKEDASAVAIPDKKPEEIVAEAASAGDDAPPPVAYTGSTTNVHPWLSSMVNYAQPIKFQGFEEAEKRNIYHNMSSFAETTGMNYLKTQAIDFVNYNKRQMSRIYPKGTRADSSNYMPQVFWNAGCQMVSLNFQTSDLPMQLNQGKFEYNGNCGYLLKPDFMRRADRSFDPFADAPVDGVIAAQCSVQVIAGQFLSDKKVGTYVEVDMYGLPSDTIRKEFRTRMVPANGLNPVYNEEPFLFRKVVLPDLAVLRFGVYDENGKLLGQRILPLDGLQAGYRHISLRTEANFPMSLPMLFCNIELKIYVPDGFEDFMAALSDPRAFMGAAKERSDNMKQMGIEESGPEKKVTIEEKKEEPLVFEPISHEVLRREKAFIKIERKQQKELDAMNKRHAKERVLLEKQRIAAIEKIAKVKNSTPDAIPKLMAEHAAAWEDMLLRHQNEEIDAFKNRVEEQRETLKKMMEAAQLGQMKQLEAKHERELKEITARQSKISIETTKEVANDKTLKTKQEKDRRLREKKQNNTKKFMDERKTQTIKQNREKDKLKATHDKQMEELMMSFEKKKETEVKDEGKDSDDKKKVENSVPASIESSENHVGMEPEPSLLPVEADSVKIP, from the exons ATGACCAAGAGGTTCGAGTTCAACTGGCAGATTCCCGTGCCGGAACCGTTGCTACAA GGCGCGGTGATGGACAGATGGACTGATGAAAAGGACAATACGGAGCTGGAACAGAACTGCCTTTTTAAAGTGGACGAGTACGGCTTCTTCATCTACTGGAAGAGCGATGGCCGA GACGGCGATGTGATAGAATTGTGCCAAGTTAGTGACGTGAGGTCGGGAGGTGTGCCAAAG GACTCGAAACTTAACTTCAACCTACTGTCAAAACACGGGGACAGCCTAGAAGAGAAGTCGTTGACGATTTGCAGCGGCACAGACTACATAAACATTAACTACCAACATGTGGTCTGTGCGGACGCGGCAACAGCTAAG GTTTGGAAGGAGGCTCTGCGGGAAATCACTCACAACAACAAAATCAACAATACTTGCCCAAGAACCAACCTAATGAAGCA TTGGATGCGCCTCGGCTTCACGACTGACCCTCGGGGGAAGATCCCAGTGAAGGTGGTGGCGAAGACCTTCGCTTCAGGGAAGACTGAGAAGCTGGTGTATCAGTGCCTTTCAGAGCTCGGGCTGCCTTCCGGGAAGAACGATGTGATGGAGAAAGACGCATTTACGTTTGATAAGTTTTACGCCTTATACCACAAAATTTGCCCTAGAAATGATATTGAAGAGCTGTTCAGATCTAT TACCCAAGGTAAATCTGAGCGCATCAATTTGGAACAGTTTGTCAACTTTCTGAACGACAAGCAAAGAGATCCTCGGATGAATGAGATCCTATATCCCCTGTACGATGAGAAGAGGGCGGCGGAGATCATGACCACTTACGAGCAAAACGAGGAAGCGAAGAATGATA AATGCCTCACCAAAGACGGGTTGATCCGCTACCTGATGTCGGACGAGAACGCCCCAGTGTTCCTGGACCGACTCGACTTCTACATGGACATGGACCAGCCCCTGGCCCACTACTACATCAACTCCTCGCATAACACGTACCTGTCTGGGAGGCAGTTCGGCGGGAAGAGCTCTGTGGAGATGTACCGACAAGTGCTTTTGGCTGGCTgcag ATGCGTAGAACTCGACTGCTGGGACGGCAAAGGCGAAGACGAAGAGCCGATTATCACCCACGGGATGGCCATGTGCACCGACATCTTGTTCAAGGACGTCATCTACGCGTTGAGGGACACTGCCTTCGTGACGTCAGATTACCCAGTCATCCTCTCCTTTGAGAACCACTGCTGTAAGGCCCAGCAGTATAAACTGGCGAAGTACTGTGATGAAATTCTAGGCGATTTGCTGCTGAAGGAACCATTGTCTGAATATCCG TTGGAGCCAGGACAGCCTTTACCGCCTCCATCGGCGTTAAAACGTAAGATCCTCATCAAAAACAAACGACTGAAGCCTGAAGTGGAGAAGCAGGAATTGGAGCTGTTTAGACAAGGCCAGTTCGTTATAGAAGATGAGGAGAAAGAGGACGCTTCGGCAGTCGCCATTCCGGATAAGAAG CCTGAAGAGATAGTAGCCGAAGCGGCATCAGCGGGAGACGACGCGCCTCCTCCCGTAGCTTACACTGGATCCACCACGAACGTGCACCCCTGGCTATCTTCCATGGTCAACTACGCCCAGCCCATCAAGTTCCAGGGCTTTGAGGAGGCGGAGA AACGTAACATCTACCACAACATGTCGTCGTTCGCGGAGACCACCGGCATGAACTACCTCAAGACACAGGCCATAGATTTCGTGAACTACAATAAGCGGCAGATGTCCAGGATCTATCCTAAGGGCACTCGAGCTGATTCTTCCAACTACATGCCACAG gtaTTCTGGAACGCAGGCTGCCAGATGGTGTCGCTAAACTTCCAGACGTCAGACTTACCCATGCAGCTGAACCAGGGCAAGTTCGAGTATAACGGCAACTGCGGGTACTTGCTGAAGCCAGATTTCATGCGACGCGCGGACAGGAGTTTCGACCCATTCGCCGACGCTCCTGTGGACGGAGTCATTGCTGCGCAGTGCTCTGTGCAA GTAATAGCTGGTCAGTTCTTGTCAGACAAAAAAGTGGGGACATACGTTGAAGTGGATATGTATGGTCTGCCTTCCGACACCATCCGCAAGGAGTTTAGGACCCGCATGGTTCCCGCCAACGGACTCAACCCGGTCTATAATGAAGAGCCATTCTTGTTCCGTAAG GTAGTGTTGCCAGACTTGGCGGTGCTTAGATTCGGGGTGTACGACGAGAACGGCAAACTGCTCGGACAACGTATACTTCCCCTGGACGGCCTCCAAGCGGGCTACAGACACATCTCGTTAAGAACAGAGGCTAATTTCCCGATGTCACTACCTATGCTGTTTTGCAACATCGAACTCAAGATTTACGTCCCTGATGGCTTTGAAG ACTTCATGGCCGCGCTGTCGGATCCGCGGGCGTTCATGGGCGCTGCGAAGGAGAGAAGTGATAATATGAAACAAATGGGCATCGAAGAAAGTGGGCCGGAGAAGAAGGTGACAATCGAGGAGAAGAAAGAag AACCTCTAGTTTTTGAGCCGATCTCGCACGAGGTACTGCGGCGAGAGAAAGCCTTTATAAAGATCGAACGAAAGCAGCAAAAAGAATTGGACGCCATGAATAAACGCCACGCGAAGGAACGGGTCTTGCTGGAGAAACAACGCATCGCCGCCATAGAGAAGATAGCTAAAGTTAAGAA TAGCACTCCAGACGCCATTCCGAAATTGATGGCCGAGCATGCGGCAGCCTGGGAAGACATGCTGCTCAGACACCAGAATGAAGAAATAGATGCTTTTAAAAACCGGGTGGAGGAGCAACGGGAGACATTGAAGAAGATGATGGAAGCGGCACAACTGGGACAAATGAAGCAGTTGGAAGCAAAACATGAGAG GGAATTGAAAGAGATAACTGCCCGTCAATCCAAAATCAGCATAGAAACTACCAAGGAGGTCGCCAACGACAAGACGCttaaaaccaaacaggagaagGATAGAAGGCTAAGGGAgaagaaacaaaacaataccAAGAAATTTATGGACGAACGCAAG ACGCAAACCATCAAGCAGAACCGCGAGAAGGACAAACTAAAGGCTACTCATGATAAACAAATGGAGGAACTAATGATGTCATTT gagaaaaaaaaggaaactgAGGTTAAGGATGAAGGAAAAGATAGTGATGATAAAAAGAAAGTGGAAAATTCTGTGCCGGCCTCAATTGAGTCGAGTGAAAAT
- the LOC106135731 gene encoding 1-phosphatidylinositol 4,5-bisphosphate phosphodiesterase isoform X5: protein MTKRFEFNWQIPVPEPLLQGAVMDRWTDEKDNTELEQNCLFKVDEYGFFIYWKSDGRDGDVIELCQVSDVRSGGVPKDSKLNFNLLSKHGDSLEEKSLTICSGTDYININYQHVVCADAATAKVWKEALREITHNNKINNTCPRTNLMKHWMRLGFTTDPRGKIPVKVVAKTFASGKTEKLVYQCLSELGLPSGKNDVMEKDAFTFDKFYALYHKICPRNDIEELFRSITQGKSERINLEQFVNFLNDKQRDPRMNEILYPLYDEKRAAEIMTTYEQNEEAKNDKCLTKDGLIRYLMSDENAPVFLDRLDFYMDMDQPLAHYYINSSHNTYLSGRQFGGKSSVEMYRQVLLAGCRCVELDCWDGKGEDEEPIITHGMAMCTDILFKDVIYALRDTAFVTSDYPVILSFENHCCKAQQYKLAKYCDEILGDLLLKEPLSEYPLEPGQPLPPPSALKRKILIKNKRLKPEVEKQELELFRQGQFVIEDEEKEDASAVAIPDKKPEEIVAEAASAGDDAPPPVAYTGSTTNVHPWLSSMVNYAQPIKFQGFEEAEKRNIYHNMSSFAETTGMNYLKTQAIDFVNYNKRQMSRIYPKGTRADSSNYMPQVFWNAGCQMVSLNFQTSDLPMQLNQGKFEYNGNCGYLLKPDFMRRADRSFDPFADAPVDGVIAAQCSVQVIAGQFLSDKKVGTYVEVDMYGLPSDTIRKEFRTRMVPANGLNPVYNEEPFLFRKVVLPDLAVLRFGVYDENGKLLGQRILPLDGLQAGYRHISLRTEANFPMSLPMLFCNIELKIYVPDGFEDFMAALSDPRAFMGAAKERSDNMKQMGIEESGPEKKVTIEEKKEEPLVFEPISHEVLRREKAFIKIERKQQKELDAMNKRHAKERVLLEKQRIAAIEKIAKVKNSTPDAIPKLMAEHAAAWEDMLLRHQNEEIDAFKNRVEEQRETLKKMMEAAQLGQMKQLEAKHERELKEITARQSKISIETTKEVANDKTLKTKQEKDRRLREKKQNNTKKFMDERKTQTIKQNREKDKLKATHDKQMEELMMSFHVGMEPEPSLLPVEADSVKIP, encoded by the exons ATGACCAAGAGGTTCGAGTTCAACTGGCAGATTCCCGTGCCGGAACCGTTGCTACAA GGCGCGGTGATGGACAGATGGACTGATGAAAAGGACAATACGGAGCTGGAACAGAACTGCCTTTTTAAAGTGGACGAGTACGGCTTCTTCATCTACTGGAAGAGCGATGGCCGA GACGGCGATGTGATAGAATTGTGCCAAGTTAGTGACGTGAGGTCGGGAGGTGTGCCAAAG GACTCGAAACTTAACTTCAACCTACTGTCAAAACACGGGGACAGCCTAGAAGAGAAGTCGTTGACGATTTGCAGCGGCACAGACTACATAAACATTAACTACCAACATGTGGTCTGTGCGGACGCGGCAACAGCTAAG GTTTGGAAGGAGGCTCTGCGGGAAATCACTCACAACAACAAAATCAACAATACTTGCCCAAGAACCAACCTAATGAAGCA TTGGATGCGCCTCGGCTTCACGACTGACCCTCGGGGGAAGATCCCAGTGAAGGTGGTGGCGAAGACCTTCGCTTCAGGGAAGACTGAGAAGCTGGTGTATCAGTGCCTTTCAGAGCTCGGGCTGCCTTCCGGGAAGAACGATGTGATGGAGAAAGACGCATTTACGTTTGATAAGTTTTACGCCTTATACCACAAAATTTGCCCTAGAAATGATATTGAAGAGCTGTTCAGATCTAT TACCCAAGGTAAATCTGAGCGCATCAATTTGGAACAGTTTGTCAACTTTCTGAACGACAAGCAAAGAGATCCTCGGATGAATGAGATCCTATATCCCCTGTACGATGAGAAGAGGGCGGCGGAGATCATGACCACTTACGAGCAAAACGAGGAAGCGAAGAATGATA AATGCCTCACCAAAGACGGGTTGATCCGCTACCTGATGTCGGACGAGAACGCCCCAGTGTTCCTGGACCGACTCGACTTCTACATGGACATGGACCAGCCCCTGGCCCACTACTACATCAACTCCTCGCATAACACGTACCTGTCTGGGAGGCAGTTCGGCGGGAAGAGCTCTGTGGAGATGTACCGACAAGTGCTTTTGGCTGGCTgcag ATGCGTAGAACTCGACTGCTGGGACGGCAAAGGCGAAGACGAAGAGCCGATTATCACCCACGGGATGGCCATGTGCACCGACATCTTGTTCAAGGACGTCATCTACGCGTTGAGGGACACTGCCTTCGTGACGTCAGATTACCCAGTCATCCTCTCCTTTGAGAACCACTGCTGTAAGGCCCAGCAGTATAAACTGGCGAAGTACTGTGATGAAATTCTAGGCGATTTGCTGCTGAAGGAACCATTGTCTGAATATCCG TTGGAGCCAGGACAGCCTTTACCGCCTCCATCGGCGTTAAAACGTAAGATCCTCATCAAAAACAAACGACTGAAGCCTGAAGTGGAGAAGCAGGAATTGGAGCTGTTTAGACAAGGCCAGTTCGTTATAGAAGATGAGGAGAAAGAGGACGCTTCGGCAGTCGCCATTCCGGATAAGAAG CCTGAAGAGATAGTAGCCGAAGCGGCATCAGCGGGAGACGACGCGCCTCCTCCCGTAGCTTACACTGGATCCACCACGAACGTGCACCCCTGGCTATCTTCCATGGTCAACTACGCCCAGCCCATCAAGTTCCAGGGCTTTGAGGAGGCGGAGA AACGTAACATCTACCACAACATGTCGTCGTTCGCGGAGACCACCGGCATGAACTACCTCAAGACACAGGCCATAGATTTCGTGAACTACAATAAGCGGCAGATGTCCAGGATCTATCCTAAGGGCACTCGAGCTGATTCTTCCAACTACATGCCACAG gtaTTCTGGAACGCAGGCTGCCAGATGGTGTCGCTAAACTTCCAGACGTCAGACTTACCCATGCAGCTGAACCAGGGCAAGTTCGAGTATAACGGCAACTGCGGGTACTTGCTGAAGCCAGATTTCATGCGACGCGCGGACAGGAGTTTCGACCCATTCGCCGACGCTCCTGTGGACGGAGTCATTGCTGCGCAGTGCTCTGTGCAA GTAATAGCTGGTCAGTTCTTGTCAGACAAAAAAGTGGGGACATACGTTGAAGTGGATATGTATGGTCTGCCTTCCGACACCATCCGCAAGGAGTTTAGGACCCGCATGGTTCCCGCCAACGGACTCAACCCGGTCTATAATGAAGAGCCATTCTTGTTCCGTAAG GTAGTGTTGCCAGACTTGGCGGTGCTTAGATTCGGGGTGTACGACGAGAACGGCAAACTGCTCGGACAACGTATACTTCCCCTGGACGGCCTCCAAGCGGGCTACAGACACATCTCGTTAAGAACAGAGGCTAATTTCCCGATGTCACTACCTATGCTGTTTTGCAACATCGAACTCAAGATTTACGTCCCTGATGGCTTTGAAG ACTTCATGGCCGCGCTGTCGGATCCGCGGGCGTTCATGGGCGCTGCGAAGGAGAGAAGTGATAATATGAAACAAATGGGCATCGAAGAAAGTGGGCCGGAGAAGAAGGTGACAATCGAGGAGAAGAAAGAag AACCTCTAGTTTTTGAGCCGATCTCGCACGAGGTACTGCGGCGAGAGAAAGCCTTTATAAAGATCGAACGAAAGCAGCAAAAAGAATTGGACGCCATGAATAAACGCCACGCGAAGGAACGGGTCTTGCTGGAGAAACAACGCATCGCCGCCATAGAGAAGATAGCTAAAGTTAAGAA TAGCACTCCAGACGCCATTCCGAAATTGATGGCCGAGCATGCGGCAGCCTGGGAAGACATGCTGCTCAGACACCAGAATGAAGAAATAGATGCTTTTAAAAACCGGGTGGAGGAGCAACGGGAGACATTGAAGAAGATGATGGAAGCGGCACAACTGGGACAAATGAAGCAGTTGGAAGCAAAACATGAGAG GGAATTGAAAGAGATAACTGCCCGTCAATCCAAAATCAGCATAGAAACTACCAAGGAGGTCGCCAACGACAAGACGCttaaaaccaaacaggagaagGATAGAAGGCTAAGGGAgaagaaacaaaacaataccAAGAAATTTATGGACGAACGCAAG ACGCAAACCATCAAGCAGAACCGCGAGAAGGACAAACTAAAGGCTACTCATGATAAACAAATGGAGGAACTAATGATGTCATTT